The Anolis sagrei isolate rAnoSag1 chromosome Y, rAnoSag1.mat, whole genome shotgun sequence genome contains a region encoding:
- the LOC137095063 gene encoding nuclear inhibitor of protein phosphatase 1-like isoform X6 codes for MVQTAVVPVKKKRLENAGSLSVDEAAMQNFPYSRGLYGGLPPTHSEAGSQSHGVHGTALIGGLPMPYPNLAPDVDLTPVAPSTVTMNPAPNPTVFNPEGVNEPKKKKYAKEAWPGKKPTPSLLI; via the exons ATGGTACAGACCGCAGTTGTCCCAGTGAAG AAGAAGCGCCTGGAAAATGCTGGCTCCCTGAGTGTGGATGAAGCTGCAATGCAGAACTTTCCCTACAGCAGGGGATTGTATGGCGGCTTGCCTCCCACTCACAGTGAAGCGGGCTCTCAGTCCCATGGCGTGCATGGCACGGCTCTCATTGGAGGGTTGCCCATGCCTTATCCAAACCTTGCCCCAGATGTGGACTTGACTCCTGTTGCTCCTTCAACCGTCACCATGAACCCAGCTCCAAATCCAACTGTGTTTAATCCCGAAGGTGTGAATGAGCCGAAGAAAAAGAAGTATGCAAAAGAAGCTTGGCCAGGCAAGAAGCCCACCCCTTCTCTCTTGATCTGA